A single genomic interval of Trichosurus vulpecula isolate mTriVul1 chromosome 6, mTriVul1.pri, whole genome shotgun sequence harbors:
- the TCP11L1 gene encoding T-complex protein 11-like protein 1: MSENRDDKPHPSDSEQTLEDGVDRADESVRKRIRQSTPSPQRLPRPQSSPPRFVSVDELMETVKGVTNMALAHEIVVNGDFQIKPTELPEDSLEKRVREIVHKAFWDCLSVQLSENPPTYDHAIKLVGEIRETLLSFLLPGHSRLRNQIREVLDLDLIKQEAENGALDISRLAEFIIGMMGTLCAPARDEEIKKLKDIKEIVPLFRAMFSVLDLMKVDMANFAVTSIRPHLMHQSVEYERKKFQDFFEKQPNALDFVTQWLEEASEDLINQRNKNSLMAGVGAPGSEEMAPPCPLSVQNHAYMKLLKWDHLHRPFPETVLIDQPRFQEMQQELEKLSVVGATLLVTYSASAPGVSSLAGFAEKLKMVVQVLLTDMHLPSFNLNEALATIGEKVCAEVAGCLAQCGFTPFSADKETALKGQIQAIASPDDPIRKLVDARIQAFLEAYLASGLQKSLPAIPGGLGPIQKELEEVAVKFARLVNYNRMVFSPYYDTILSKILKPEGSRVSVSL, translated from the exons ATGTCCGAGAACCGTGATGACAAGCCTCACCCAAGCGATTCAGAGCAAACCCTGGAAGATGGTGTAGACAGGGCTGATGAATCGGTCCGGAAGAGGATCCGGCAGAGCACTCCCAGCCCGCAGAGACTGCCACGGCCTCAGT CTAGCCCTCCTCGCTTTGTGTCTGTGGATGAACTCATGGAGACTGTCAAAGGAGTTACTAATATGGCGTTGGCCCACGAAATTGTCGTGAATGGGGACTTCCAGATAAAACCAACAGAACTTCCAGAAGACAG CTTGGAGAAGAGAGTCAGGGAGATTGTCCATAAAGCCTTCTGGGATTGCTTAAGTGTCCAACTAAGTGAAAATCCACCAACTTATGACCATGCCATCAAGCTTGTTGGGGAGATcagagag ACCCTCTTATCTTTTCTGCTGCCTGGTCACAGTAGATTGAGAAACCAGATCAGAGAAGTCCTCGATCTGGACCTGATAAAGCAGGAGGCGGAGAATGGAGCCCTGGACATTTCCAGACTGGCTGAATTCATCATTGGGATGATGGGAACGCTCTGTGCCCCAGCTAGAGATGAggagattaagaaactgaaggaCATTAAGGAAATAGTTCCCCTTTTCAG GGCAATGTTTTCCGTGCTAGACCTAATGAAGGTAGACATGGCTAACTTTGCTGTTACTAGCATTAGGCCGCATCTCATGCACCagtcagttgaatatgaaaggaagaaGTTTCAAGACTTTTTCGAGAAACAACCAA ATGCCCTTGACTTTGTCACCCAGTGGCTAGAAGAGGCCTCCGAAGACCTCATTAATCAGAGGAACAAAAATTCCCTGATGGCCGGGGTGGGGGCCCCGGGCTCAGAAGAGATGGCCCCACCATGCCCTCTGAGTGTCCAGAACCACGCCTACATGAAGCTGCTGAAGTGGGACCATCTGCACAGACCCTTCCCCGAA ACTGTCCTGATAGACCAGCCCCGCTTCCAAGAGATGCAGCAGGAACTCGAGAAGCTCAGTGTGGTGGGAGCGACCTTGCTGGTCACTTATAGCGCCTCGGCCCCAGGGGTGTCCAGCCTAGCAGGCTTTGCTGAGAAACTCAAGATGGTTGTGCAGGTCCTGCTGACAGATATGCATCTGCC ATCCTTTAATCTGAATGAAGCCCTTGCCACCATTGGCGAGAAGGTGTGTGCGGAGGTGGCTGGCTGCCTGGCCCAGTGTGGATTCACCCCTTTCAGTGCCGACAAGGAGACTGCCCTCAAAGGACAGATCCAAGCAATTGCCAGCCCTGATGACCCCATTCGCAAGCTTGTGG ATGCCAGAATCCAGGCCTTTTTGGAGGCTTACCTTGCTTCTGGTCTCCAGAAGTCCCTCCCTGCAATTCCTGGGGGCTTAGGGCCCATCCAAAAGGAATTGGAAGAAGTGGCCGTGAAGTTTGCTCGTCTGGTCAACTACAACAGGATGGTTTTCAGTCCTTACTATGACACCATTCTCAGTAAGATATTGAAGCCCGAGGGCTCTCGAGTCTCAGTCAGCTTGTAG